A section of the Neorhizobium galegae bv. orientalis str. HAMBI 540 genome encodes:
- a CDS encoding BaiN/RdsA family NAD(P)/FAD-dependent oxidoreductase translates to MTRKFDVVVLGAGGAGMMCAIRAGGRGRSVLVLDHAKSPGEKIRISGGGRCNFTNIHASAKNYLSANPHFAKSALARYTPRDFLDMVERHGIAWHEKTLGQLFCDDSAKDIIRMLLSEMKAANVVLELQKQVTSIEKAPEGFRIGTSDGPVEAASLVVATGGKSIPKMGATGFAYDIARQFELKIVETRPALVPLTLDPNLLEKLSPLSGIAVPAEVRHGRTAFREALLFTHRGLSGPSILQISSYWREGDDVTLVIEPDLDIAAMLKTARKANGRQAAQTVLAEVLPKRLAQFFVEARGLTAHLADLPDKAIEGLAASIQTWAIRPAGSEGYRTAEVTLGGIDTSELDSKTMQAKAVSGLYFIGECVDVTGWLGGYNFQWAWASGHVCGDAL, encoded by the coding sequence GTGACGCGGAAATTCGATGTCGTGGTTCTGGGCGCCGGCGGGGCGGGCATGATGTGCGCCATTCGCGCAGGCGGGCGCGGCCGTTCGGTGCTCGTGCTCGATCACGCCAAGTCGCCGGGCGAGAAGATCCGCATTTCCGGCGGCGGACGCTGCAACTTCACCAATATCCATGCAAGCGCGAAAAACTATCTCTCAGCCAACCCGCATTTCGCCAAATCGGCGCTGGCGCGTTACACGCCGCGCGATTTTCTGGACATGGTCGAACGCCACGGCATCGCCTGGCACGAAAAGACGCTTGGCCAACTCTTCTGCGACGACAGCGCCAAAGACATTATTCGCATGCTGTTGTCCGAGATGAAGGCGGCGAACGTCGTGCTCGAACTGCAGAAGCAGGTCACGTCGATCGAAAAGGCGCCAGAGGGTTTCCGCATCGGCACGTCCGATGGACCGGTGGAGGCGGCATCCCTGGTGGTTGCGACCGGCGGCAAGTCGATCCCGAAGATGGGCGCCACCGGTTTTGCCTACGATATCGCCCGGCAGTTCGAGCTGAAGATCGTCGAGACGCGGCCGGCGCTCGTGCCGCTGACGCTCGATCCGAACCTGCTCGAAAAGCTCTCGCCACTTTCCGGCATCGCGGTGCCGGCCGAGGTCCGCCACGGCAGGACGGCGTTTCGCGAGGCACTGCTCTTCACCCACCGGGGCTTGAGTGGCCCGTCGATCCTGCAGATCTCGTCCTATTGGCGGGAAGGGGATGACGTGACGCTGGTCATCGAGCCCGACCTCGATATCGCAGCGATGCTCAAGACAGCCCGAAAGGCCAACGGTCGCCAGGCCGCGCAGACGGTGCTGGCGGAGGTGCTGCCGAAACGGCTGGCGCAATTCTTCGTCGAGGCGCGCGGCCTGACAGCCCATCTCGCCGATCTTCCCGACAAGGCGATCGAGGGTCTGGCGGCTTCCATCCAGACCTGGGCCATCCGGCCCGCCGGCTCCGAAGGTTACCGGACGGCCGAGGTGACGCTCGGCGGCATCGATACGTCCGAACTGGACTCGAAGACAATGCAGGCAAAGGCAGTATCCGGCCTTTATTTCATCGGCGAATGCGTGGATGTGACCGGCTGGCTCGGCGGCTACAATTTCCAATGGGCCTGGGCTTCGGGCCATGTTTGTGGGGACGCATTGTAG
- a CDS encoding methyl-accepting chemotaxis protein yields MSKVLPSSVVSRIVLLCLFLIFVAVSAVGGLNYVFLRGDIMDSAKNDAREAIRVMGLLYDLELQGAKTDIRDGIVVRVAQGEGALKGYELVDRTASAIGGVATVFEKRGSEYVRISTNLKTEKGERAVGTKLAADHPAQPFLARGEAYFGPAVLFGKDFMTGYFPITNASNTMTGLLFIGIPMEFYFAHIVSSSYVVISSSLIAMIAVGLVSLFGLRVLLNPLGVLTGTVRSLSEGDDATEIPYAERRDEFGNIARALEVFRDAGHEKRLMESRSAEDRAEAEAERRRNDAEKQRVDRQIDTAVSELGGALARLAQGDLSSTIETQFSGRLEQLRSDFNGSIVRLRDTLSHIRQSTLSIQKSSADLSHSSTELSRRTETQAASLEETAASVDEITATVRSSAERAHEANRAVALTKKSADSSGSVVSSAVAAMERIEEASGKIELIIEVIDDIAFQTNLLALNAGIEAARAGDAGKGFAVVAQEVRELAQRSASAAKEIKDLITQSSREVGAGAGLVQQAGEVLAAISQQITGVSQHVEMIATASQDQSAALQNINNSVNRMDQMTQQNGAMVGETTEASRRLASEADALLELVEQFRIDANSRSRYPRAA; encoded by the coding sequence ATGTCGAAAGTACTGCCGTCGTCCGTGGTATCGCGGATAGTTCTTCTATGTCTGTTCCTGATTTTCGTAGCTGTTTCGGCGGTTGGCGGGCTCAACTATGTCTTCCTGCGGGGCGACATCATGGACAGCGCGAAGAACGATGCCCGCGAGGCGATACGGGTAATGGGGCTGCTTTACGACCTCGAACTGCAAGGCGCCAAGACGGATATCCGGGATGGGATCGTCGTGCGTGTGGCCCAGGGCGAAGGCGCCCTCAAGGGTTACGAGCTGGTCGATCGAACCGCGAGCGCGATCGGCGGCGTCGCCACGGTCTTCGAAAAGAGAGGCAGCGAATACGTCCGCATCTCGACCAACCTGAAAACAGAGAAGGGCGAGCGCGCCGTCGGCACCAAACTCGCAGCCGATCATCCGGCGCAACCCTTCCTCGCCCGCGGCGAGGCCTACTTCGGTCCGGCGGTGCTGTTCGGCAAGGATTTCATGACGGGGTATTTCCCGATCACCAACGCCTCCAACACGATGACCGGCCTGCTGTTCATCGGTATTCCGATGGAGTTCTATTTCGCCCATATCGTCAGCTCGAGTTATGTCGTCATCAGCAGTTCGCTGATCGCGATGATTGCCGTCGGGCTTGTAAGCCTGTTCGGGCTGCGCGTGTTGCTCAACCCGCTCGGCGTGCTGACGGGCACTGTGCGCAGTCTCTCCGAAGGGGATGACGCTACTGAAATCCCCTATGCCGAACGCCGCGACGAATTCGGCAATATCGCCCGCGCCCTGGAAGTCTTCCGGGATGCCGGTCACGAGAAACGGCTGATGGAGAGCCGCAGCGCCGAGGATCGAGCCGAAGCGGAGGCCGAGCGCCGCCGCAACGACGCCGAAAAGCAGCGCGTCGACCGCCAGATCGACACGGCCGTCAGCGAGTTGGGTGGGGCCCTGGCCCGCCTGGCTCAGGGCGATCTGTCGAGCACCATTGAGACGCAGTTCTCGGGTCGGTTGGAACAGCTCCGCAGCGACTTCAACGGCTCCATCGTCCGGCTGCGCGATACGCTTTCTCACATCCGACAAAGCACGCTCTCCATCCAGAAAAGCAGTGCCGACCTCAGCCATTCCTCGACCGAGCTTTCACGCAGGACGGAAACTCAGGCAGCCTCGCTCGAAGAGACGGCGGCTTCCGTCGACGAGATCACCGCGACGGTCCGTTCATCGGCCGAGCGCGCCCACGAGGCCAACCGGGCCGTGGCGCTCACCAAGAAGAGTGCCGACAGTTCCGGCAGCGTGGTGAGCAGTGCGGTCGCCGCGATGGAACGTATCGAGGAAGCTTCGGGCAAGATCGAGCTGATCATCGAGGTGATCGACGACATCGCTTTCCAGACCAACCTCCTGGCACTCAACGCCGGCATCGAGGCGGCCCGGGCCGGTGATGCCGGCAAGGGTTTTGCGGTCGTAGCGCAGGAAGTTCGCGAACTGGCGCAACGTTCCGCCAGTGCCGCCAAGGAGATCAAGGACCTTATCACCCAGTCGAGCCGGGAAGTCGGCGCCGGCGCCGGCCTCGTGCAGCAGGCGGGTGAAGTGCTGGCGGCGATCAGCCAGCAGATCACCGGCGTCAGCCAGCATGTGGAAATGATTGCCACTGCCAGCCAGGATCAGTCGGCCGCTCTGCAAAACATCAACAATTCCGTCAACCGCATGGACCAGATGACCCAGCAGAACGGCGCGATGGTCGGCGAAACCACGGAAGCGAGCCGACGCCTTGCAAGCGAAGCGGATGCCCTGCTTGAACTGGTAGAGCAGTTCCGCATCGATGCGAACAGTCGCTCCCGTTATCCTCGCGCTGCGTAA